The proteins below are encoded in one region of Phaseolus vulgaris cultivar G19833 chromosome 1, P. vulgaris v2.0, whole genome shotgun sequence:
- the LOC137813833 gene encoding probable protein S-acyltransferase 4 isoform X1, producing MAGNRNSEMGDSPSSNVGHQQKRVYEVWRGGNKFFCGGRMIFGPDVASLFLTTFLIAAPAITFCVKIYLQIKNTSDLTSEFWFPVVVVGAVLTVLDLMFLLMTSGRDPGIVPRNLRPPEFDDTFDIPTPSMEWINGTTPHLKLPRTKDVVVNGQVVKVKFCDTCLLYRPPRTSHCSICNNCVERFDHHCPWVGQCIGTRNYRYFFMFILTSTTLCLYVFVFTCVSISERNVWKTISRDYLSDFLIIYCFIAVWFVGGLTAFHFYLICTNQTTYENFRYQYDKKGNPFNRGSCRNINETLCSSAPPSKNDFRAFVVEDEHMMVRSLTPNIADGILTPKEKIDLEMGSMRAEDGRLPIPELLRNFDFDNFDDDMKFADEGQLSYDPFYSVEDDAKGSSRTSIATVLNFQSISEEGMEEYVQSSHAGGRVGESTQRHITSDGTYTNKETNGRNHSQ from the exons ATGGCTGGGAACAGAAATTCAGAAATGGGGGATTCTCCTTCTAGCAATGTGGGTCACCAACAAAAGAGGGTCTATGAAGTTTGGAGGGGAGGCAAC AAGTTTTTCTGTGGTGGGAGGATGATATTCGGTCCAGATGTAGCTTCCCTGTTTCTTACAACATTCCTAATTGCTGCACCTGCCATTACATTTTGTGTAAAAATATATCTTCAAATCAAGAACACTAGTGACCTTACTTCTGAATTTTGGTTTCCTGTGGTGGTTGTGGGTGCAGTTCTCACTGTTTTG GATTTAATGTTCCTCCTCATGACTTCTGGGAGAGATCCTGGAATTGTCCCTAGAAATTTAAGACCTCCTGAATTTGACGATACATTTGATATACCTACCCCTTCCATGGAGTGGATTAATGGTACAACCCCTCATCTGAAACTACCTCGAACTAAAGATGTTGTTGTTAATGGTCAGGTAGTGAAAGTAAAGTTCTGTGATACATGCTTGCTTTATCGCCCTCCTCGAACTTCTCATTGTTCTATATGCAACAATTGTGTCGAGAGATTTGATCATCACTGTCCCTGGGTTGGTCAGTGCATTGGAACA CGTAACTATCGGTACTTCTTCATGTTCATTTTGACATCAACAACTTTGTGCCTATACGTCTTCGTGTTCACTTGTGTCAGTATTTCCGAAAGAAATGTTTGGAAGACAATATCACGTGATTATTTATCAGATTTTCTGATAATATACTGCTTTATAGCTGTTTGGTTTGTTGGTGGCCTCACAGCTTTCCATTTCTATCTCATTTGTACAAACCAG ACAACTTATGAGAACTTCCGATATCAATATGATAAAAAAGGGAATCCATTCAATAGGGGATCATGCAGAAATATAAATGAAACACTTTGCTCCAGTGCTCCTCCTTCGAAGAATGACTTCCGAGCATTTGTTGTGGAGGATGAACACATGATGGTCAGATCGCTGACTCCAAACATTGCAGATGGAATTTTGACCCCAAAGGAGAAAATTGACCTTGAAATGGGATCTATGCGTGCAGAAGATGGTCGTTTACCTATTCCTGAACTTCTGcgaaattttgattttgataattttgatGATGACATGAAGTTTGCAGATGAGGGGCAGCTGTCTTATGATCCGTTCTACAGTGTCGAGGATGATGCAAAAGGCTCGTCACGAACATCCATTGCAACAGTTTTGAATTTCCAAAGCATAAGTGAAGAGGGAATGGAAGAGTATGTGCAAAGCTCCCATGCTGGAGGAAGAGTCGGAGAATCTACTCAAAGACACATTACTTCTGATGGAACCTATACAAATAAGGAAACTAATGGCCGGAATCACTCACAATAA
- the LOC137813835 gene encoding magnesium-protoporphyrin IX monomethyl ester [oxidative] cyclase, chloroplastic produces MAAEMTLVKPISNVTPKFGSPRMGSYSKFSTIRMSATATPPPSTSTKPSKKANKNVIKESLLTPRFYTTDFDEMETLFNTEINKNLNQEEFEALLQEFKTDYNQTHFVRNKEFKEAADKLEGPLRQIFVEFLERSCTAEFSGFLLYKELGRRLKKTNPVVAEIFSLMSRDEARHAGFLNKGLSDFNLALDLGFLTKARKYTFFKPKFIFYATYLSEKIGYWRYITIYRHLKANPEYQCYPIFKYFENWCQDENRHGDFFSALMKAQPQFLNDWKAKLWSRFFCLSVYVTMYLNDCQRTDFYEGIGLNTKEFDMHVIIETNRTTARIFPAVLDVENPEFKRKLDRMVEINQKILAIGESDDLQLVKNLKRIPLVAALVSELLAAYLMPPIESGSVDLAEFEPQLVY; encoded by the exons ATGGCTGCAGAGATGACTCTTGTGAAACCAATTTCCAATGTCACTCCCAAATTTGGCAGCCCCAGAATGGGTTCATACTCCAAATTCAGCACCATAAGAATGTCTGCCACTGCCACCCCACCACCATCCACCTCCACAAAGCCAAGCAAGAAGGCCAACAAGAATGTCATCAAGGAGAGCCTTCTAACTCCAAGGTTCTACACCACTGACTTCGATGAGATGGAAACCCTTTTCAACACTGAGATCAACAAGAACCTCAACCAGGAGGAGTTTGAGGCCTTGCTTCAGGAGTTTAAGACTGACTACAACCAGACCCATTTTGTGAGGAACAAGGAGTTCAAGGAAGCAGCTGACAAACTTGAAGGCCCCCTCAGACAGATCTTTGTGGAGTTCCTTGAGAGGTCCTGCACTGCTGAATTCTCTGGCTTCCTTCTCTACAAAGAGCTTGGAAGGAGGCTCAAG AAAACCAACCCTGTGGTGGCTGAGATTTTCTCTCTGATGTCCAGGGATGAAGCCAGGCATGCTGG GTTTTTGAACAAGGGTTTATCTGATTTCAATTTGGCTCTGGACTTGGGTTTCTTGACCAAAGCTAGAAAATACACATTTTTCAAGCCCAAATTTATCTTCTATGCTACATACTTGTCTGAGAAAATTGGGTACTGGAGATACATAACCATATACAGACATCTCAAGGCCAACCCCGAGTATCAATGTTATCCCATTTTCAAGTACTTTGAGAACTGGTGCCAGGATGAGAACAGGCATGGAGATTTTTTCTCTGCCCTTATGAAGGCACAGCCACAATTTCTAAACGATTGGAAGGCAAAGTTGTGGTCTCGCTTCTTCTGTCTCTCG GTTTATGTCACTATGTATCTCAATGATTGCCAACGTACGGATTTCTATGAAGGAATTGGACTTAACACAAAAGAATTTGACATGCATGTCATCATTGAG ACAAACCGCACAACGGCTCGGATTTTCCCTGCTGTTCTTGATGTTGAAAACCCAGAATTCAAGAGGAAGTTGGACAGGATGGTGGAGATAAACCAGAAGATTCTTGCTATTGGTGAGAGTGATGACCTACAGTTGGTGAAGAACTTAAAGAGGATTCCACTGGTTGCTGCTTTGGTGTCTGAACTCTTGGCTGCATATTTAATGCCACCAATTGAATCAGGGTCTGTAGATTTGGCAGAGTTTGAACCACAACTTGTGTACTGA
- the LOC137813833 gene encoding probable protein S-acyltransferase 4 isoform X2: MAGNRNSEMGDSPSSNVGHQQKRVYEVWRGGNKFFCGGRMIFGPDVASLFLTTFLIAAPAITFCVKIYLQIKNTSDLTSEFWFPVVVVGAVLTVLDLMFLLMTSGRDPGIVPRNLRPPEFDDTFDIPTPSMEWINGTTPHLKLPRTKDVVVNGQVVKVKFCDTCLLYRPPRTSHCSICNNCVERFDHHCPWVGQCIGTRNYRYFFMFILTSTTLCLYVFVFTCVSISERNVWKTISRDYLSDFLIIYCFIAVWFVGGLTAFHFYLICTNQTTYENFRYQYDKKGNPFNRGSCRNINETLCSSAPPSKNDFRAFVVEDEHMMVRSLTPNIADGILTPKEKIDLEMGSMRAEDDEGQLSYDPFYSVEDDAKGSSRTSIATVLNFQSISEEGMEEYVQSSHAGGRVGESTQRHITSDGTYTNKETNGRNHSQ; this comes from the exons ATGGCTGGGAACAGAAATTCAGAAATGGGGGATTCTCCTTCTAGCAATGTGGGTCACCAACAAAAGAGGGTCTATGAAGTTTGGAGGGGAGGCAAC AAGTTTTTCTGTGGTGGGAGGATGATATTCGGTCCAGATGTAGCTTCCCTGTTTCTTACAACATTCCTAATTGCTGCACCTGCCATTACATTTTGTGTAAAAATATATCTTCAAATCAAGAACACTAGTGACCTTACTTCTGAATTTTGGTTTCCTGTGGTGGTTGTGGGTGCAGTTCTCACTGTTTTG GATTTAATGTTCCTCCTCATGACTTCTGGGAGAGATCCTGGAATTGTCCCTAGAAATTTAAGACCTCCTGAATTTGACGATACATTTGATATACCTACCCCTTCCATGGAGTGGATTAATGGTACAACCCCTCATCTGAAACTACCTCGAACTAAAGATGTTGTTGTTAATGGTCAGGTAGTGAAAGTAAAGTTCTGTGATACATGCTTGCTTTATCGCCCTCCTCGAACTTCTCATTGTTCTATATGCAACAATTGTGTCGAGAGATTTGATCATCACTGTCCCTGGGTTGGTCAGTGCATTGGAACA CGTAACTATCGGTACTTCTTCATGTTCATTTTGACATCAACAACTTTGTGCCTATACGTCTTCGTGTTCACTTGTGTCAGTATTTCCGAAAGAAATGTTTGGAAGACAATATCACGTGATTATTTATCAGATTTTCTGATAATATACTGCTTTATAGCTGTTTGGTTTGTTGGTGGCCTCACAGCTTTCCATTTCTATCTCATTTGTACAAACCAG ACAACTTATGAGAACTTCCGATATCAATATGATAAAAAAGGGAATCCATTCAATAGGGGATCATGCAGAAATATAAATGAAACACTTTGCTCCAGTGCTCCTCCTTCGAAGAATGACTTCCGAGCATTTGTTGTGGAGGATGAACACATGATGGTCAGATCGCTGACTCCAAACATTGCAGATGGAATTTTGACCCCAAAGGAGAAAATTGACCTTGAAATGGGATCTATGCGTGCAGAAGATG ATGAGGGGCAGCTGTCTTATGATCCGTTCTACAGTGTCGAGGATGATGCAAAAGGCTCGTCACGAACATCCATTGCAACAGTTTTGAATTTCCAAAGCATAAGTGAAGAGGGAATGGAAGAGTATGTGCAAAGCTCCCATGCTGGAGGAAGAGTCGGAGAATCTACTCAAAGACACATTACTTCTGATGGAACCTATACAAATAAGGAAACTAATGGCCGGAATCACTCACAATAA